The following coding sequences are from one Aliarcobacter skirrowii CCUG 10374 window:
- a CDS encoding rhodanese-like domain-containing protein, with protein MKLLKILVFASILLTSAFSAEFVSYDELSKKLKSDAKKSGMMATTKEVKDALKAKDWAVVDVRTMEEWAGASIKGSYRVGREAPEKALENIVLDDDENFVKQNLVVVCNTASRAAIEAQAFKQMGFKTVKIYEINRWIDECNPVVTKYSAGEHKDGTKTKFGNYYAEHCKK; from the coding sequence ATGAAACTATTAAAAATTTTGGTATTTGCTTCAATACTTTTAACTTCAGCTTTTAGTGCTGAGTTTGTAAGCTATGATGAGCTAAGCAAAAAATTAAAAAGTGACGCAAAAAAATCAGGAATGATGGCAACAACTAAAGAGGTAAAAGATGCTCTAAAAGCTAAAGATTGGGCAGTTGTTGATGTAAGAACTATGGAAGAGTGGGCAGGTGCTTCTATAAAAGGAAGTTATAGAGTTGGAAGAGAAGCACCTGAAAAAGCTTTAGAAAATATTGTTTTAGACGATGATGAAAATTTTGTAAAGCAGAATTTAGTTGTAGTTTGTAACACAGCATCAAGAGCAGCTATTGAAGCTCAAGCTTTTAAACAAATGGGATTTAAAACTGTAAAGATTTATGAGATAAATAGATGGATTGATGAGTGTAATCCTGTTGTTACAAAATATAGTGCAGGCGAGCATAAAGATGGAACTAAAACAAAGTTTGGTAACTACTACGCTGAACATTGTAAAAAATAG